Proteins from a genomic interval of Archangium lipolyticum:
- a CDS encoding YchJ family protein, translating into MPPAPPCPCSSGLRYRECCARYHRGEAEAPDAEALMRSRYSAFALREVEYLWRTLDPEHPDRARPKEEVLRELRAVASGHKYPRLHVLDRRPPDETGTAVVLFYARIFEKGKDRSFVERSEFRHDGTGWRYLTGENRAPHQLSVPPETLTLATFPSPSGRGTG; encoded by the coding sequence ATGCCTCCAGCCCCACCCTGTCCCTGCTCGTCCGGCCTGCGCTACCGGGAGTGTTGTGCCCGCTACCACCGAGGTGAGGCGGAAGCACCAGACGCCGAGGCGCTGATGCGCTCGCGCTACAGCGCCTTCGCCCTGCGCGAGGTGGAGTACCTGTGGCGGACGCTGGACCCGGAGCACCCGGACCGGGCGAGGCCGAAGGAGGAGGTGCTGCGCGAGCTGCGCGCGGTGGCGAGCGGCCACAAGTACCCGAGGCTGCACGTGCTGGACCGGCGACCCCCGGACGAAACGGGGACGGCGGTGGTGCTCTTCTACGCGCGCATCTTCGAGAAGGGAAAGGACCGCTCGTTCGTGGAGCGGTCGGAGTTCCGGCACGACGGGACGGGCTGGCGCTACCTGACGGGAGAGAACCGAGCCCCCCACCAACTCTCCGTCCCCCCCGAGACCCTCACGCTCGCCACCTTCCCCTCTCCCTCCGGGAGAGGGACGGGGTGA
- a CDS encoding Do family serine endopeptidase, producing the protein MKLARSAFLPQLVLLNAFMLAVASGCEARTWEPQARPAPSAPAPVVQDAPPEKSPPPPPSSQDPGPGTGGTGMQQQPQAQQQPQLQPPAAAGGSGQAPRSIADLVDAVKDTVVNVDVQARAPSAPEGMPEDLFERFFGGPGGPGGPLGGAEPRERIQQGEGSGFIIDASGLILTNNHVVENSIDIRVRLNDGREFDARVLGRDPLTDLALIKLEGNVGNLPVARLGDSDEIRVGDPVVAIGNPFGLTSSVSVGILSARARDIQAGPYDNFLQTDAAINPGNSGGPLFNMRGEVVGINTAIVGGGTGIGFAVPSNMAKALLPQLQKGKIQRGWLGVSVQDLTADLAKALNVPVRKGAIVTDVQGDTPAAKAGLKQDDVITAINGTAVETSRGLTRDIGFRPPGEAVRLTVFREGRQQEVQVKLGERPDLEGVSSPPQNEREEDTGRKLGLRLQNVDPRMAPGVKQGAMIVDVDPGSPADRAGLQPGMVIVEAGGKQVRGPPEFAQIVRGAKSGSSLLLRIQIGENRMLRALTIP; encoded by the coding sequence ATGAAGCTCGCCCGCTCGGCTTTCCTGCCACAGCTCGTCCTGCTCAATGCCTTCATGCTCGCGGTCGCGAGCGGGTGTGAGGCTCGCACCTGGGAGCCCCAAGCCCGGCCCGCCCCCTCCGCTCCCGCCCCGGTGGTGCAGGACGCTCCGCCGGAGAAGAGCCCTCCGCCTCCTCCGTCCTCCCAGGATCCGGGGCCCGGCACGGGTGGCACGGGGATGCAGCAGCAGCCACAGGCACAGCAGCAGCCGCAGCTCCAGCCTCCGGCCGCGGCGGGTGGGTCGGGGCAGGCGCCGCGGTCCATCGCGGATCTGGTCGACGCCGTGAAGGACACGGTCGTCAACGTGGATGTCCAGGCGCGCGCGCCCTCCGCTCCCGAGGGCATGCCGGAAGATCTCTTCGAGCGCTTCTTCGGCGGACCCGGCGGGCCCGGCGGACCGCTGGGCGGAGCCGAGCCCCGCGAGCGCATCCAGCAGGGCGAGGGCTCCGGCTTCATCATCGACGCCAGCGGGCTCATCCTCACCAACAACCACGTGGTGGAGAACTCCATCGACATCCGCGTCCGCCTCAACGATGGCCGCGAGTTCGACGCCCGCGTGCTCGGGAGGGATCCGCTCACCGACCTGGCCCTCATCAAGCTCGAGGGCAACGTGGGGAACCTGCCGGTGGCCAGGCTCGGGGACTCGGACGAGATTCGCGTGGGCGATCCGGTGGTGGCCATCGGCAACCCCTTCGGGCTCACCTCCAGCGTCAGCGTCGGCATCCTCTCGGCCCGCGCCCGCGACATCCAGGCCGGCCCCTACGACAACTTCCTGCAGACGGACGCCGCCATCAACCCCGGCAACTCGGGTGGGCCGCTCTTCAACATGCGGGGCGAGGTCGTCGGCATCAACACCGCCATCGTCGGCGGTGGCACGGGCATCGGCTTCGCCGTGCCCTCCAACATGGCCAAGGCGCTCCTGCCCCAGCTTCAGAAGGGGAAGATCCAGCGCGGCTGGCTGGGCGTGTCGGTGCAGGACCTCACGGCGGATCTCGCCAAGGCCCTCAACGTGCCGGTGCGCAAGGGCGCCATCGTCACCGATGTGCAGGGGGACACCCCGGCCGCCAAGGCGGGACTGAAGCAGGATGACGTCATCACCGCCATCAATGGCACCGCCGTCGAGACCTCGCGTGGCCTCACCCGGGACATCGGCTTCCGCCCGCCGGGCGAGGCGGTGCGGCTGACCGTGTTCCGTGAGGGCAGGCAGCAGGAGGTGCAGGTGAAGCTGGGCGAGCGCCCGGACCTCGAGGGGGTCTCCTCCCCCCCTCAGAACGAGCGCGAGGAGGACACCGGCCGCAAGCTGGGGCTGCGCCTCCAGAACGTGGACCCGCGCATGGCCCCGGGTGTCAAGCAGGGCGCCATGATCGTCGACGTGGACCCTGGTTCGCCCGCGGACCGTGCCGGCCTCCAGCCCGGCATGGTCATCGTCGAGGCCGGTGGCAAACAGGTGCGCGGTCCTCCCGAGTTCGCACAGATCGTCCGCGGCGCGAAGTCTGGTTCCTCGCTCCTGCTGCGCATCCAGATCGGTGAGAACCGCATGCTGCGCGCGCTCACGATTCCGTAG
- a CDS encoding undecaprenyl-diphosphate phosphatase, which translates to MSLLQAIVLGLVQGLTEFLPISSTAHLRIVPELLGWPDPGAAYSAVIQLGTVAAVLIYFRRDLFTLGKAFFQGLARRDPFGTTESRLAWFVLIGTLPIGILGLAFKKSIEGSLRSLHVISASLIVLAIVLFIVERLASHKRTLDDMRWKDGLIVGLWQALALIPGSSRSGTTITGGLSLGLRREDAARYSFLLSIPATTLAGVFELKHLLEATDRPSALALWTGTLVAFVSGMAAIAWLLSYLRSRSTLIFIVYRVVLGVVLLVLLNRGVLHPLSGVENVDTQKKSLQVPVEKQLTE; encoded by the coding sequence ATGAGTCTCCTTCAAGCCATCGTCCTCGGGCTGGTCCAGGGTCTCACCGAGTTCCTGCCCATCAGCTCCACCGCGCACCTGCGCATCGTCCCGGAGCTGCTCGGCTGGCCCGACCCCGGTGCCGCGTACTCGGCCGTCATCCAGCTCGGCACCGTGGCCGCCGTCCTCATCTACTTCCGCAGGGATCTCTTCACCCTGGGCAAGGCCTTCTTCCAGGGCCTGGCCCGGCGCGACCCCTTCGGCACCACCGAGTCGCGCCTCGCCTGGTTCGTGCTCATCGGCACCCTCCCCATCGGCATCCTGGGTCTGGCCTTCAAGAAGAGCATCGAGGGCTCCCTGCGTTCACTCCACGTCATCTCCGCCAGCCTCATCGTCCTGGCCATCGTCCTCTTCATCGTGGAGCGCCTGGCCTCCCACAAGCGCACCCTGGACGACATGCGCTGGAAGGACGGCCTCATCGTGGGGCTGTGGCAGGCGTTGGCCCTCATCCCCGGCTCCTCGCGCTCGGGCACCACCATCACCGGTGGCCTGTCGCTGGGCCTGCGGCGCGAGGACGCGGCGCGCTACTCCTTCCTGCTCTCCATCCCCGCCACCACCCTGGCCGGCGTCTTCGAGCTCAAGCACCTGCTGGAGGCCACCGACCGCCCCTCGGCCCTGGCCCTCTGGACGGGGACGCTGGTGGCCTTCGTCTCGGGCATGGCCGCCATCGCCTGGTTGTTGAGCTATCTCCGCAGCCGCTCCACGCTCATCTTCATCGTCTACCGGGTGGTGCTGGGCGTGGTGCTGCTGGTGCTGTTGAACAGGGGCGTGCTCCACCCCTTGTCCGGAGTGGAGAACGTGGACACCCAGAAGAAGTCCCTCCAGGTCCCCGTGGAGAAGCAACTGACGGAGTAG